In one window of Nesterenkonia sandarakina DNA:
- a CDS encoding alpha/beta fold hydrolase has product MTPSTCWSAESGAGEQLLLLHPGGTDSAAMGPLAEHLTGYRQVVLDRPGHGRSADVDGDWSFAMMADAVAEVLQRHPTPAHVVGWSDGAIVGLYLALRRPELVRSLVFGGAVFHHSGWRPGVLDGEPPEFMREAYGAVSPDGVQHWDAVVQKARELHLREPDLSVADLHGVGIPVLIVVGDDDQVQWGHLIEMLEALPDGELAVLPRATHGAIVEKPALLAKLIREFHHGDRDDGVAPLRRRP; this is encoded by the coding sequence ATGACACCCAGCACCTGCTGGTCCGCTGAGTCCGGCGCAGGCGAGCAGCTCCTGCTCCTGCACCCCGGTGGCACCGACTCAGCGGCGATGGGCCCGCTCGCGGAACACCTCACCGGCTACCGCCAGGTGGTCCTGGACCGCCCCGGGCATGGCCGCTCAGCGGACGTCGACGGGGACTGGTCCTTCGCGATGATGGCGGACGCCGTGGCGGAGGTCCTGCAGCGGCATCCGACGCCGGCCCACGTCGTGGGGTGGAGCGACGGAGCGATCGTGGGGCTCTACCTGGCGCTGCGACGGCCCGAGCTGGTGCGCAGCCTCGTCTTCGGTGGGGCGGTTTTTCACCATTCCGGCTGGCGTCCGGGGGTGCTGGACGGGGAGCCGCCGGAGTTCATGCGGGAGGCCTACGGCGCGGTCTCCCCCGACGGGGTGCAGCACTGGGACGCCGTCGTGCAGAAGGCCCGGGAGCTGCACCTCCGGGAGCCTGATCTCAGCGTGGCGGACCTTCACGGTGTCGGCATCCCGGTGCTCATCGTGGTCGGTGATGATGATCAGGTGCAGTGGGGGCACCTGATCGAGATGCTGGAGGCCCTGCCCGACGGTGAGCTCGCCGTGCTCCCCCGCGCCACCCACGGGGCGATCGTCGAGAAGCCGGCGCTGCTGGCCAAGTTGATCCGCGAGTTCCACCATGGGGACCGCGACGACGGCGTCGCCCCGCTCCGTCGGCGCCCCTGA